The following are encoded together in the Halopseudomonas salegens genome:
- the coq7 gene encoding 2-polyprenyl-3-methyl-6-methoxy-1,4-benzoquinone monooxygenase has translation MASSRQYTFFDRLLSQADQALRTLAPGAAQANRPSPAAHLANVPMDSEEKRHIAGLMRINHTGEVCAQALYQGQALTAKLPQVREKMEHAAAEEIDHLAWCEQRLRELDSRTSIFNPLFYGLSYGMGAAAGLVSDRVSLGFVAATEQLVERHLDDHLMQLPLEDIKSRAILEQMREDEIEHGNQALEAGGMDFPPPVKSAMILLSRVMTKATYKA, from the coding sequence ATGGCTAGTAGCCGACAGTACACATTTTTCGACCGCCTGCTCAGTCAAGCCGATCAGGCTTTACGTACTCTGGCGCCGGGTGCCGCCCAGGCCAATCGACCATCACCGGCTGCCCATCTGGCCAACGTTCCCATGGACAGCGAAGAAAAGCGCCATATTGCCGGCTTGATGCGCATCAATCACACTGGCGAGGTGTGCGCACAGGCTTTGTATCAAGGGCAGGCACTGACCGCCAAACTGCCGCAGGTGCGAGAAAAAATGGAGCACGCCGCTGCCGAGGAAATCGACCACCTCGCCTGGTGTGAGCAACGGTTGCGTGAACTGGACAGCCGTACGAGTATCTTCAATCCGCTGTTCTACGGGCTGTCATATGGTATGGGGGCGGCGGCAGGGCTGGTCAGTGATCGCGTCAGCCTCGGCTTTGTTGCCGCCACCGAGCAATTGGTTGAGCGTCACCTGGATGATCATCTGATGCAGTTGCCGCTGGAAGATATCAAGTCACGCGCCATTCTGGAACAGATGCGTGAAGACGAAATCGAGCATGGCAACCAGGCCCTGGAAGCTGGCGGTATGGATTTCCCGCCGCCGGTGAAAAGCGCGATGATCCTGCTGTCCAGGGTAATGACCAAGGCCACCTACAAGGCCTGA
- a CDS encoding histidine triad nucleotide-binding protein — protein sequence MDCLFCKVVEGQIPAKKIYEDDQVLAFHDINPQAPVHFLVIPKRHIATLNDLTADDSALVGHMVYTGQRLANELGCTEGFRTVFNCNEQGGQTVYHIHLHVLGQRQLVWPPG from the coding sequence GTGGATTGTCTTTTTTGCAAGGTCGTCGAGGGTCAGATTCCGGCGAAGAAAATTTACGAAGATGACCAGGTACTGGCCTTTCATGACATCAACCCCCAGGCACCGGTACATTTTCTGGTGATACCCAAGCGGCATATCGCCACCCTGAATGACCTGACTGCTGACGATAGCGCCCTGGTCGGTCATATGGTCTACACCGGCCAGCGCCTGGCTAACGAACTCGGCTGTACCGAGGGTTTCCGCACGGTTTTCAACTGTAACGAACAGGGCGGGCAAACGGTGTACCATATCCATCTGCATGTTCTCGGCCAGCGGCAACTTGTCTGGCCACCGGGTTGA
- a CDS encoding adenosylmethionine--8-amino-7-oxononanoate transaminase has translation MSLNDQWMQRDLAVLWHPCTQMKDHESMPLIPVERGEGVWLYDFDGNRYIDAVSSWWVNIFGHANPYINQRIKDQLDKLEHVILAGFSHPPVIELSEKLVAMTPAPLTRCFYADNGSSCIEVALKMSFHYWLNVGKPEKKRFITLSNSYHGETLAALAVGDVSLYKSTYEPLLMDVITVPSPDCYEREAGMDWEAHSRLMFEHMERALAENHEQVAAVIVEPLIQCAGGMRMYHPVYLKLLREACDRYGVHLIHDEIAVGFGRTGSMFACDQADISPDFLCLSKALTAGYLPMAVCLTNDTIYQAFYDDYDTLRAFLHSHSYTGNPLACAAALATLELFERDQVIERNLALSAHMAKATEHFIDHPHVADVRQTGMVLAIEMVKNKANRTPYPWQERRGIRVYEHALKNEAMLRPLGSVVYMMPPYVITPDQIDHLASVAWEGIQLATRD, from the coding sequence ATGAGCTTGAACGATCAATGGATGCAGCGCGACCTGGCAGTGCTCTGGCATCCCTGCACCCAGATGAAAGATCACGAGAGCATGCCGCTGATTCCTGTCGAACGCGGTGAAGGCGTCTGGCTATATGATTTTGACGGCAATCGCTATATCGATGCCGTCAGCTCCTGGTGGGTGAATATCTTCGGCCACGCCAATCCCTACATCAATCAGCGCATCAAGGACCAGCTGGACAAGCTGGAACACGTCATTCTTGCCGGCTTCAGCCATCCGCCAGTGATCGAGCTGTCAGAAAAGCTGGTGGCCATGACCCCGGCACCGCTGACCCGTTGTTTCTATGCCGACAATGGCTCCTCCTGTATCGAAGTCGCGTTGAAAATGAGCTTCCATTACTGGCTCAACGTCGGCAAGCCCGAGAAAAAGCGCTTTATTACTCTGAGCAACAGTTATCACGGCGAAACCCTGGCTGCCCTCGCTGTCGGGGACGTCAGCCTGTACAAGAGCACCTATGAACCGCTGCTGATGGACGTGATTACCGTACCCTCGCCTGACTGCTATGAACGCGAAGCCGGTATGGACTGGGAAGCGCATAGTCGCCTGATGTTCGAACACATGGAGCGGGCGCTGGCCGAGAACCACGAACAGGTCGCCGCCGTGATCGTCGAGCCACTGATCCAGTGCGCCGGCGGCATGCGCATGTACCACCCGGTTTACCTGAAGCTGTTGCGCGAAGCCTGTGACCGTTACGGCGTTCACCTGATTCATGATGAAATCGCCGTCGGTTTTGGCCGCACCGGCAGCATGTTTGCCTGCGACCAGGCCGATATCAGCCCGGACTTTCTCTGCCTGTCCAAGGCCCTGACCGCAGGCTATCTGCCGATGGCCGTCTGCCTGACCAATGACACCATCTACCAGGCGTTCTACGACGATTACGACACCCTGCGCGCCTTCCTGCATTCACACAGCTATACCGGAAACCCCCTGGCATGCGCGGCAGCGCTGGCCACACTGGAGCTGTTCGAGCGGGACCAGGTGATCGAGCGCAATCTGGCACTATCCGCCCACATGGCCAAAGCCACCGAGCACTTTATCGATCACCCGCATGTCGCTGACGTGCGCCAGACCGGTATGGTGCTGGCGATCGAGATGGTCAAGAACAAGGCCAATCGCACGCCCTACCCCTGGCAGGAAAGACGCGGCATTCGCGTCTATGAGCATGCGCTGAAAAACGAAGCCATGCTGCGCCCACTGGGGAGCGTGGTCTATATGATGCCGCCCTACGTGATCACCCCGGACCAGATCGACCACCTGGCCAGTGTCGCCTGGGAAGGTATTCAACTGGCAACGCGGGACTGA
- the crp gene encoding cAMP-activated global transcriptional regulator CRP, whose product MADTPGKINQQKLAHFLSLCRIRRLSARNTIIYAGESSTTLFYIVRGSVSVLIQDDKGHEMVVTYLNKGEFFGEMGLFDLDNLQQDRSARVRTRTECELAEISYTQFHELTHEDPELLYALCRQMAERLRKTTRKACDLANLDVTGRIARTLLELTQQPDSLSHPDGMQIKVSRQEVARLVGCSREMVGRVLKNLEDQNLITVDGKTIVVYNSR is encoded by the coding sequence ATGGCCGATACACCCGGCAAAATCAACCAACAGAAACTGGCGCATTTCCTTAGCCTCTGCCGCATTCGTCGCCTGTCAGCGCGTAACACCATCATTTACGCCGGGGAAAGCTCAACCACATTGTTCTATATCGTCCGCGGCTCGGTCAGCGTGCTGATTCAGGATGACAAAGGCCATGAAATGGTGGTGACCTACCTGAATAAAGGAGAGTTTTTTGGTGAAATGGGGCTGTTTGACCTGGACAACCTGCAACAGGATCGCAGCGCTCGCGTACGCACTCGCACTGAATGCGAGCTGGCCGAGATCAGTTACACTCAATTCCACGAGCTGACACACGAAGATCCGGAATTGCTCTACGCGCTCTGCCGTCAAATGGCTGAACGCTTGCGCAAAACCACCCGCAAGGCCTGTGACCTGGCCAATCTGGACGTCACTGGACGTATCGCCCGGACGCTGCTGGAACTGACCCAGCAACCGGACTCCCTGAGCCACCCCGACGGCATGCAAATCAAGGTCAGCCGCCAGGAAGTCGCCCGTCTGGTTGGCTGTTCGCGTGAAATGGTCGGCAGGGTGCTGAAAAATCTGGAAGATCAGAACCTGATTACCGTCGATGGCAAAACCATCGTCGTATACAACAGCCGTTAG
- a CDS encoding 16S rRNA (uracil(1498)-N(3))-methyltransferase, with protein sequence MRVVRFYLDQPLQAGDLELDGDPAHYLGRVLRLRPGDQVQAFNGSGEEWPGEVIAVSKRSLTLTLQPAFAGQPESPLHIHLGQAMSRGERMDWAIQKAVELGVNTITPLFTERCEVKLQGERAEKRQAHWQQVAISACEQCGRSQIPVIHPPQALDGWLEQLQADLKLVLHHRTEQPLNSLTKPASLGLLIGPEGGLSSEEISRAEASGFSPVRLGPRVLRTETAPIVALSLAQQLWGDF encoded by the coding sequence ATGCGCGTCGTTCGCTTTTATCTCGACCAGCCCTTGCAGGCCGGTGACCTGGAACTGGACGGTGACCCGGCGCATTACCTGGGTCGCGTTCTGCGTCTGCGTCCGGGTGATCAGGTGCAAGCCTTCAACGGTAGCGGTGAAGAATGGCCCGGCGAAGTAATCGCCGTCAGCAAGCGTAGCCTGACGCTGACACTACAGCCTGCTTTTGCCGGCCAGCCTGAATCGCCGCTACACATCCATCTCGGCCAGGCCATGTCCCGGGGCGAGCGCATGGACTGGGCGATCCAGAAAGCGGTTGAACTCGGGGTAAATACCATCACCCCGCTGTTCACCGAGCGCTGCGAGGTCAAACTGCAAGGCGAGCGAGCCGAAAAACGTCAGGCGCATTGGCAACAGGTAGCCATCAGCGCCTGCGAACAATGTGGCCGCAGCCAGATACCGGTGATTCACCCCCCGCAGGCGCTGGATGGCTGGCTGGAACAACTGCAAGCCGACCTGAAACTGGTCCTGCATCACCGTACCGAACAACCACTGAACAGCCTGACCAAGCCCGCCAGCCTGGGCCTGCTGATCGGTCCCGAGGGCGGACTCAGCAGCGAAGAAATCAGCCGCGCCGAAGCCAGCGGCTTTAGCCCGGTGCGCCTGGGCCCGCGGGTGCTGCGCACGGAAACGGCACCGATAGTGGCACTGAGTCTGGCGCAGCAGTTGTGGGGCGATTTCTAG
- a CDS encoding OsmC family protein, which produces MKAQIKWIDGAMFLGESGSGHTLVMDGPPDAGGRNMGVRPMETVLIGLGGCASYDVVSILKKSRQDIRDVHTELEAERADSEPKVFTRIHIRFVVSGKNLKEAHVKRAVELSAEKYCSASIMLTRGGVEISHDYQIIEVD; this is translated from the coding sequence ATGAAAGCACAAATCAAGTGGATAGACGGCGCCATGTTCCTCGGGGAGTCCGGAAGCGGGCATACCCTGGTAATGGACGGGCCGCCGGATGCGGGTGGACGCAACATGGGCGTCCGGCCAATGGAAACCGTGCTGATTGGTCTGGGCGGCTGCGCCAGTTACGACGTAGTAAGCATTCTGAAAAAATCCCGGCAGGACATTCGTGATGTGCACACCGAGCTCGAGGCCGAGCGCGCCGACAGTGAGCCCAAGGTGTTTACCCGCATTCATATACGTTTCGTGGTCAGTGGCAAGAATCTGAAGGAAGCGCATGTCAAGCGCGCGGTTGAGCTGTCAGCGGAAAAATACTGCTCGGCATCCATCATGCTGACTCGCGGCGGTGTTGAGATCAGTCATGATTATCAGATCATCGAGGTCGACTGA